The following proteins are encoded in a genomic region of Zea mays cultivar B73 chromosome 9, Zm-B73-REFERENCE-NAM-5.0, whole genome shotgun sequence:
- the LOC100125642 gene encoding putative growth-regulating factor 12 (The RefSeq protein has 3 substitutions compared to this genomic sequence), which produces MLSSASSAGAAMGMGGGYQHQPLPLPQRGAAAAVFTAAQWAELEQQALIYKYLMAGVPVPPDLLRPAPHAAAFSFASPAASPFYHHHHHHPSLSYYAYYGKKLDPEPWRCRRTDGKKWRCSKEAHPDSKYCERHMHRGRNRSRKPVESKTASSPPQLSTVVTTTTTREAAAATPLESLAGAGGKAHGLSLGGGAGSSHLSVDASNTHFRYGSKYPLGAKSDAGELSFFSGAPGNSRGFTIDSPADNSWHSLPSNVPPFTLSKGRDSGLLPGAPPVVVQQQRGRRWWVAGEREAGEPAAEALLRRVAWDAGLVVGDGRREVQ; this is translated from the exons ATGCTGAGCTCGGCGTCCTCGGCCGGGGCGGCCATGGGGATGGGCGGCGGGTACCAACACCAGCCGCTGCCACTGCCGCAGCGCGGGGCGGCGGCCGCGGTCTTCACCGCCGCGCAGTGGGCGGAGCTGGAGCAGCAGGCGCTCATCTACAAGTACCTCATGGCCGGCGTCCCCGTCCCGCCCGATCTCCTCCGCCCCGCCCCCCACGCCGCCGCCTTCTCCTTCGCCAGCCCCGCCGCGTCGCCCTTCTaccatcaccaccaccaccacccgtcCC TGAGTTACTACGCCTACTACGGGAAGAAGCTGGACCCGGAGCCGTGGCGGTGCCGCCGCACCGACGGCAAGAAGTGGCGGTGCTCCAAGGAGGCGCACCCCGACTCCAAGTACTGCGAGCGCCACATGCACCGTGGCCGCAACCGTTCAAGAAAGCCTGTGGAATCCAAGACCGCCTCCTCGCCGCCCCAGCTGTCCACCGTcgtcaccaccaccaccacccgggAGGCCGCCGCCGCGACGCCCCTTGAGTCCCTCGCGGGGGCGGGGGGTAAGGCTCACGGCCTGTCCCTCGGCGGCGGGGCTGGCTCGTCGCACCTCAGCGTCGACGCTTCGAACGCTCACTTTCGCTATGGCAGCAA GTACCCTCTTGGAGCTAAATCCGATGCTGGCGAGCTGAGCTTCTTCTCAggagcaccagggaactccagggGCTTCACCATTGATTCTCCAGCAGATAACTCTTGGCACTCCCTGCCATCCAACGTGCCCCCGTTTACACTGTCCAAGGGCAGAGACTCTGGCCTCCTGCCCG GAGCGCCACCAGTCGTCGTTCAGCAGCGGCGGGGCCGGCGCTGGTGGATTGCTGGGGAGCGTGAAGCAGGAGAACCAGCCGCTGAGGCCCTTCTTCGACGAGTGGCCTGGGACGCGGGACTCGTGGTCGGAGATGGACGACGCGAGGTCCAGTAG
- the LOC100125642 gene encoding putative growth-regulating factor 12 isoform X1, protein MLSSASSAGAAMGMGGGYQHQPLPLPQRGAAAAVFTAAQWAELEQQALIYKYLMAGVPVPPDLLRPAPHAAAFSFASPAASPFYHHHHHHPSLSYYAYYGKKLDPEPWRCRRTDGKKWRCSKEAHPDSKYCERHMHRGRNRSRKPVESKTASSPPQLSTVVTTTTTREAAAATPLESLAGAGGKAHGLSLGGGAGSSHLSVDASNAHFRYGSKYPLGAKSDAGELSFFSGAPGNSRGFTIDSPADNSWHSLPSNVPPFTLSKGRDSGLLPGAYSYSHIEPPQVLGQVTIASLSQDQERHQSSFSSGGAGAGGLLGSVKQENQPLRPFFDEWPGTRDSWSEMDDARSSRTSFSTTQLSISIPMPRCD, encoded by the exons ATGCTGAGCTCGGCGTCCTCGGCCGGGGCGGCCATGGGGATGGGCGGCGGGTACCAACACCAGCCGCTGCCACTGCCGCAGCGCGGGGCGGCGGCCGCGGTCTTCACCGCCGCGCAGTGGGCGGAGCTGGAGCAGCAGGCGCTCATCTACAAGTACCTCATGGCCGGCGTCCCCGTCCCGCCCGATCTCCTCCGCCCCGCCCCCCACGCCGCCGCCTTCTCCTTCGCCAGCCCCGCCGCGTCGCCCTTCTaccatcaccaccaccaccacccgtcCC TGAGTTACTACGCCTACTACGGGAAGAAGCTGGACCCGGAGCCGTGGCGGTGCCGCCGCACCGACGGCAAGAAGTGGCGGTGCTCCAAGGAGGCGCACCCCGACTCCAAGTACTGCGAGCGCCACATGCACCGTGGCCGCAACCGTTCAAGAAAGCCTGTGGAATCCAAGACCGCCTCCTCGCCGCCCCAGCTGTCCACCGTcgtcaccaccaccaccacccgggAGGCCGCCGCCGCGACGCCCCTTGAGTCCCTCGCGGGGGCGGGGGGTAAGGCTCACGGCCTGTCCCTCGGCGGCGGGGCTGGCTCGTCGCACCTCAGCGTCGACGCTTCGAACGCTCACTTTCGCTATGGCAGCAA GTACCCTCTTGGAGCTAAATCCGATGCTGGCGAGCTGAGCTTCTTCTCAggagcaccagggaactccagggGCTTCACCATTGATTCTCCAGCAGATAACTCTTGGCACTCCCTGCCATCCAACGTGCCCCCGTTTACACTGTCCAAGGGCAGAGACTCTGGCCTCCTGCCCGGTGCCTACTCCTACTCCCACATTGAACCACCGCAGGTGCTCGGCCAGGTCACCATCGCCTCGCTGTCACAGGACCAGGAGCGCCACCAGTCGTCGTTCAGCAGCGGCGGGGCCGGCGCTGGTGGATTGCTGGGGAGCGTGAAGCAGGAGAACCAGCCGCTGAGGCCCTTCTTCGACGAGTGGCCTGGGACGCGGGACTCGTGGTCGGAGATGGACGACGCGAGGTCCAGTAGGACCTCCTTCTCGACGACCCAGCTCTCCATCTCCATTCCGATGCCCAGAT GTGATTGA
- the LOC103638165 gene encoding endoplasmic reticulum metallopeptidase 1, with amino-acid sequence MPRGQGSSVSTRENPKVDRATDSNDDSRKNRRGAYLLLGLLIVFLHGSWSVYQIQFGSLPLPLDAEQAGKRGFSEASALKHVKYLTGLGPHPVGSDPLDHAIQYVYAVAEKIKKTAHWEVDVQLELFHTDIGANRLSGGLFKGKTLLYSDLKHVLLRVTPKYLPEAEENLILVSSHIDTVSTTEGAGDCSSCVGVMLELARGVAQWAHGFKSGILFLFNTGEEEGLDGAHSFITQHHWRNSVIFAVDLEAMGISGKSTLFQGTDHWALESFAAVAKYPSAQIASQDVFSSGAIKSATDFQIYEEVGRLPGLDFAYTDTTSVYHTKNDKMALLKPGSLQHIGDNMLAFLLHSAASPKFLKDAQQRKQGKTEQDRAVYFDILGKYMVVYPLRLATMFHNSIILQSLLIWGTSLLMGGHPALVSFAISCLSIILMWIFSICLPVVVAFALPYMCPFPIPYVANPWLTIGLFGSPALLGAFIGQHIGFILLKRHLRRVHSKAKTGITPSMIENVTDLEAERWIFKSGFVQWLIALILGTYFKVGSSYIALIWLVSPAFAYGFLEATLSPVRLPKQLKVVTLVVGLVAPVVSSAGLAVRMADVIVGSIVRIDRNPGGLPDWLGNVIVSVAIAVVVCSTFVYLLSYIHISGDKRILGLLLSLSFGLSIALASSGIVPAFTEDVARSVNVVHVVDTTGVHGGHIEPVSYISLFSNTPGKLTNELVDLGGEEFSCGRNMTTDLVTFTVKYGCWSYKESSTGWSRSEVPVLLVESDSVIGGARQTVVSVDTKSSTRWTLGINKDGIDDFTVQVDSEKIVLPGDKSEIDGWHTIQFAGGKNSPTKFQLTLYWSSSKPSEREAKQAADAPLLVKLRTDVNRVTPQVARVVEKLPRWCTPFGKSTSPYTLAFLTALRVDI; translated from the exons ATGCCTCGAGGACAAGGCTCTTCTGTGTCAACCCGTGAGAATCCCAAAGTTGATCGGGCAACTGATTCAAATGATGACAGCCGCAAGAATAGGAGGGGTGCTTATTTGCTACTGGGATTGCTGATAGTGTTCCTTCATGGATCATGGTCTGTTTATCAGATCCAGTTTGGAAGCCTTCCTTTGCCCCTTGATGCTGAGCAGGCTGGAAAGAGGGGTTTCTCGGAAGCTTCGGCGCTGAAGCATGTAAAGTATTTGACAGGCTTGGGTCCTCACCCAGTCGGTTCAGATCCCCTCGATCATGCTATTCAG TATGTATATGCAGTAGCAGAAAAAATAAAGAAGACAGCTCATTGGGAGGTTGATGTTCAATTGGAGTTGTTTCACACAGATATAGGCGCAAATCGTCTATCTGGTGGTCTTTTCAAGGGAAAGACTCTCTTGTATTCAGACTTAAAGCATGTGCTATTGAGAGTTACTCCCAAATATTTACCAGAAGCTGAGGAAAACTTGATTCTGGTTTCTTCTCATATTGACACTGTTTCGACAAC GGAAGGAGCTGGAGATTGCAGTTCATGTGTGGGAGTCATGTTAGAGCTTGCACGGGGAGTGGCCCAGTGGGCACATGGGTTTAAGAGTGGTATCTTGTTTTTATTTAATACTGGAGAAGAAGAGGGTCTTGATGGCGCCCATAGTTTTATAACTCAG CACCACTGGAGAAATTCAGTAATATTTGCGGTTGATCTGGAAGCTATGGGTATCAGTGGGAAATCCACACTCTTCCAG GGTACTGACCATTGGGCATTGGAAAGCTTTGCAGCTGTAGCCAAATACCCATCTGCTCAGATAGCTTCACAG GATGTTTTTAGTTCTGGCGCAATAAAATCTGCTACTGATTTTCAAATATATGAGGAAGTTGGCCGTCTTCCTGGACTTGATTTTGCATATACCGATACAACATCTGTGTATCATACGAAG AATGACAAGATGGCGCTTCTGAAACCAGGGTCTCTTCAGCATATTGGAGATAACATGCTTGCTTTCCTACTCCATTCTGCAGCATCTCCAAAATTTTTGAAAGATGCACAACAAAGGAAGCAAGGAAAGACAGAGCAGGATAGAGCTGTTTACTTCGATATCCTG GGAAAGTACATGGTGGTCTATCCGCTGCGACTTGCTACCATGTTTCACAACTCAATCATATTGCAGTCACTTCTAATATGGGGAACATCATTGCTTATGGGTGGACACCCTGCACTGGTGTCCTTTGCAATATCATGTTTGAGCATCATTCTAATGTGGATATTTTCTATCTGCTTACCAGTTGTGGTAGCATTTGCTCTGCCCTATATGTGTCCGTTTCCTATTCCATATGTTGCAAATCCATGGTTAACTATTGGCTTATTTGGTTCACCTGCACTGCTTGGAGCATTTATTGGTCAGCATATTGGATTTATTCTCCTGAAGAGGCATCTTCGACGCGTGCATTCCAAAGCAAAAACAGGCATAACTCCTAGCATGATAGAAAATGTTACTGACCTGGAAGCTGAGAGGTGGATTTTTAAATCTGGTTTTGTCCAGTGGTTAATAGCTCTGATACTAGGAACATATTTCAAGGTTGGATCATCGTATATAGCACTCATCTGGCTTGTTTCTCCTGCTTTTGCAT ATGGTTTTTTGGAAGCTACTCTCTCCCCTGTTCGGCTACCTAAACAGCTTAAGGTTGTCACGTTGGTTGTGGGTTTGGTTGCACCAGTTGTGTCTTCTGCTGGTTTGGCTGTTCGTATGGCGGATGTAATTGTTGGAAGTATAGTACGTATTGACAG GAATCCTGGCGGACTACCAGACTGGCTTGGAAATGTAATAGTTTCGGTTGCCATTGCTGTTGTCGTTTGTTCCACGTTTGTGTATCTGCTTTCATACATTCATATCTCAG GTGATAAAAGAATTCTGGGTTTGCTATTATCCTTATCCTTTGGTCTTTCAATTGCTTTGGCATCAAGTGGCATTGTGCCAGCATTTACGGAGGATGTCGCTCGATCTGTAAAC GTTGTACATGTCGTCGATACCACAGGAGTACATGGCGGGCATATAGAACCAGTATCCTATATCTCTTTGTTTTCCAATACACCTGGAAAGCTGACGAATGAATTAGTGGACCTTGGAGGCGAAGAATTTTCTTGCGGAAGGAACATGACTACTGACTTGGTAACATTTACAGTGAAGTATGGCTGTTGGAGTTACAAAGAGAGCAGTACCGGATGGAGCAGGTCTGAGGTTCCTGTGCTCCTTGTAGAAAGTGATTCGGTTATAGGTGGTGCTCGACAGACAGTAGTATCAGTGGATACCAAGTCATCGACGCGTTGGACGCTTGGAATCAACAAAGATGGAATCGATGACTTCACAGTTCAAG TGGATTCGGAGAAGATAGTCCTACCTGGTGATAAGAGCGAGATAGATGGGTGGCATACAATCCAGTTTGCAGGGGGCAAGAACTCGCCGACGAAGTTCCAGCTGACGCTATACTGGTCGTCTAGCAAACCATCTGAGAGAGAAGCTAAACAAGCAGCGGACGCTCCTTTGCTGGTGAAACTAAGAACAGATGTGAATAGAGTCACACCGCAGGTGGCAAGGGTGGTGGAGAAGCTGCCACGGTGGTGCACGCCCTTCGGCAAGTCCACCTCTCCGTACACGCTAGCTTTCTTGACGGCCCTCCGTGTCGATATTTAG